The following proteins are co-located in the Heliorestis convoluta genome:
- a CDS encoding sulfite exporter TauE/SafE family protein, which translates to MDYLVLIVIGLFAGALGSLVGVGGGFVVIPLLLLYFDYPPTWAVATSLTFIFFNSLSSSLAYNQQKRIDFKTGLPFAISTIPGAIAGAFIIPYFGERTFDNAFGFLLIAVSLFMLFRPQGPAKDRSPAWMGPKMTREFIDARGEKHQYSFSLRFGMLLSFGVGFLSSLFGIGGGIIHVPAMTLLLGIPPHIATATSMFILTISTLVASFAHFTQGNVQWMTALFLALGALVGGQVGARLAPLIKGALLMRIFAILMFILAIQLLTK; encoded by the coding sequence ATGGATTACCTCGTTCTTATAGTAATTGGACTTTTTGCCGGTGCTCTTGGTTCTCTCGTAGGTGTTGGAGGTGGCTTTGTTGTCATTCCTCTTTTACTTCTCTATTTTGATTACCCTCCTACTTGGGCGGTTGCAACTTCTTTAACCTTTATCTTTTTCAATTCACTGTCTAGTTCTTTAGCTTATAATCAGCAGAAACGTATCGATTTCAAAACAGGCCTTCCTTTTGCTATCAGTACCATTCCTGGTGCAATAGCTGGTGCTTTTATCATCCCATACTTTGGAGAGCGAACTTTTGACAATGCCTTTGGGTTCTTACTAATCGCAGTTTCTCTTTTTATGCTTTTTCGACCCCAAGGTCCTGCCAAAGATCGCTCTCCTGCTTGGATGGGCCCTAAAATGACTAGAGAGTTTATTGATGCTCGTGGCGAAAAGCATCAATATTCCTTTAGTCTTCGTTTTGGGATGCTTTTAAGCTTTGGCGTTGGTTTTTTATCCAGTCTTTTTGGCATTGGAGGTGGCATTATCCATGTGCCGGCCATGACCTTGTTATTGGGCATACCTCCTCATATTGCAACGGCTACCTCAATGTTTATTCTCACCATTTCCACCCTAGTCGCTTCTTTTGCCCATTTTACACAAGGGAATGTGCAGTGGATGACTGCTCTTTTTCTGGCACTAGGGGCTCTCGTGGGAGGACAGGTTGGTGCTCGATTGGCTCCCTTAATCAAAGGGGCTCTCTTGATGCGTATTTTTGCAATTTTGATGTTTATTTTGGCAATTCAGTTGTTGACGAAGTAG
- the pyk gene encoding pyruvate kinase gives MLRTKIVCTIGPASGEHATLIKMIRAGMRVARFNFSHGSHKDHEKAINAVRAAARETNEPIGILLDTKGPEVRIGVLEEGKAILEKDKEVWLYPDDGRKGNEQALPVSYAALAQDVFIGTTILIDDGNIELRVLRIEGNRILCTVVGGGAVTNRKGVSVPGLSLNIPAISEKELADMAFAVRHQVDFIAISFVRDSSDVLAIRRILERHGASIQLIAKIENHEGVKNIDSILKVSDGIMIARGDLGVEIPTEDVPIVQKEIIEKCNNRGKPVITATQMLDSMIRNPRPTRAEATDVANAIVDGTDAIMLSGETAAGKYPVEAVEMMARIAKRAEEMLYQDEKLSRCKHASFKNVTDSISHATCVIASDLSAKAIITLTKSGSTARMVSRYRPRCNIIASTPEEAVTRQLAIVWGVEPMKVRERTGTDDMLAEAIESAQKEKRIQSGDLVIITAGVPVGVSGTTNMVKVHITGKIAARGMGIGKLTSVGTVALCRNAKEAEQVKEGQIIVTLGTDKEYIPAIERCSGIVTVEGGLTSHAAIVGLHYNIPVIVGVQDAMEALQEGMEITLDSERGLIYAGTAQVL, from the coding sequence TTGTTACGTACAAAAATCGTCTGTACCATTGGTCCTGCAAGTGGAGAACATGCAACTCTTATAAAAATGATTAGAGCCGGAATGAGAGTCGCTCGTTTTAACTTTTCTCATGGCAGCCACAAAGACCATGAAAAAGCAATTAATGCCGTGAGAGCAGCAGCTCGAGAGACGAATGAGCCCATTGGCATCTTACTCGATACCAAAGGGCCAGAAGTGCGCATCGGTGTACTTGAAGAGGGCAAAGCGATCTTAGAAAAAGATAAAGAAGTATGGCTTTATCCAGATGATGGTAGAAAAGGCAATGAACAAGCCCTACCTGTTTCCTATGCTGCTTTGGCTCAGGATGTTTTTATCGGTACTACCATATTAATTGATGATGGTAACATTGAACTGAGGGTCTTGCGCATTGAAGGAAATCGGATCTTGTGTACCGTTGTTGGAGGTGGGGCAGTCACCAATCGTAAAGGCGTAAGCGTACCAGGGTTGTCCTTGAATATACCCGCCATTTCTGAAAAAGAATTGGCCGATATGGCTTTTGCTGTAAGACATCAAGTCGACTTTATTGCCATTTCTTTTGTCCGTGATAGTTCTGATGTGCTTGCCATTCGCAGAATTCTAGAAAGACATGGTGCATCCATTCAACTGATCGCCAAGATCGAAAATCATGAAGGCGTCAAAAACATTGATAGCATCCTCAAAGTTTCAGATGGAATCATGATTGCTCGTGGCGATTTAGGTGTTGAAATTCCCACAGAAGACGTGCCTATCGTACAGAAAGAAATTATCGAAAAATGTAATAATAGGGGCAAACCGGTAATAACAGCCACACAAATGCTCGACTCAATGATTCGCAACCCGCGCCCAACACGAGCGGAAGCAACCGATGTTGCCAATGCTATCGTTGACGGTACCGATGCCATTATGCTTTCCGGAGAAACAGCAGCTGGTAAATATCCTGTTGAAGCTGTAGAAATGATGGCTAGAATTGCCAAAAGAGCAGAAGAAATGCTATACCAGGATGAAAAACTATCGCGCTGTAAACATGCTAGCTTCAAAAATGTGACAGATTCAATCAGCCATGCCACTTGTGTCATTGCTTCTGACCTATCTGCCAAAGCGATCATCACCCTTACCAAATCAGGCTCTACAGCAAGAATGGTTTCAAGATACCGTCCCCGATGTAACATCATCGCATCGACGCCAGAAGAAGCTGTGACGAGACAATTGGCTATCGTCTGGGGCGTCGAGCCGATGAAAGTACGAGAAAGAACGGGCACCGATGACATGCTAGCAGAAGCGATAGAATCAGCACAGAAAGAGAAGCGTATCCAATCAGGCGATCTTGTCATCATAACAGCAGGCGTACCTGTTGGTGTATCTGGGACAACCAACATGGTCAAAGTCCATATCACTGGAAAAATCGCAGCCCGTGGAATGGGTATTGGAAAATTGACCTCTGTTGGAACAGTCGCACTTTGTCGCAACGCCAAAGAAGCTGAACAAGTAAAAGAAGGTCAAATTATCGTTACGCTTGGAACAGATAAAGAATATATTCCAGCCATTGAGCGCTGCAGTGGCATTGTCACAGTAGAAGGAGGACTCACCTCTCATGCGGCCATTGTAGGTCTTCACTACAACATTCCCGTAATTGTAGGCGTCCAAGATGCCATGGAAGCTCTTCAAGAAGGCATGGAAATAACTTTAGACTCAGAACGAGGCCTAATCTACGCAGGAACAGCCCAAGTGCTCTAA
- the pfkA gene encoding 6-phosphofructokinase: protein MVTRIGILTSGGDAPGMNACIRAVVRASIYNGLKVTGIMRGYAGLLAGEFIPLDVGSVGDIIHRGGTILRTARSMEFMEKANQDKAATILGQAGIEGLIVVGGDGSFRGAMTFIERGIPVICIPGTIDRDIPGTEYTIGFDTAVNTVLDAINKIRDTATSHDRTNVIEVMGRSSGHIALQAGLAGGAESILVPEVPFDLDKVCLRLLRGHDRGKLHSIILVAEGVGSAVKIGENIEARTGLETRVTILGHIQRGGSPTALDRLWASRMGAQAVALLLQKKGAVMLAVEKGELVEKDLVEALQSKNELDMGLYQLSGVLSI from the coding sequence ATGGTTACAAGAATTGGTATCTTGACCTCAGGCGGCGATGCACCTGGTATGAACGCTTGTATTCGTGCAGTCGTTCGTGCCTCTATTTATAACGGTTTAAAGGTCACAGGAATTATGCGAGGCTATGCAGGATTGTTAGCCGGAGAGTTTATTCCTCTCGATGTTGGATCCGTAGGCGATATTATTCATCGTGGGGGCACTATCTTACGAACAGCTCGTTCCATGGAATTCATGGAGAAAGCGAATCAAGACAAAGCGGCAACCATACTTGGCCAAGCAGGGATTGAAGGCCTCATTGTCGTCGGTGGTGATGGCTCTTTTCGTGGTGCCATGACGTTTATTGAAAGAGGCATTCCCGTCATCTGTATTCCAGGTACCATTGATAGAGATATTCCTGGAACAGAATATACGATTGGCTTTGATACAGCTGTGAATACTGTTTTAGACGCGATTAACAAGATTCGAGATACTGCCACGTCTCATGATCGAACCAATGTAATAGAGGTAATGGGACGAAGCTCTGGTCATATTGCTTTACAAGCTGGCTTAGCCGGCGGTGCCGAATCCATCTTAGTACCGGAAGTACCCTTTGATCTAGATAAGGTTTGCTTACGTCTTCTTCGTGGTCATGATCGAGGCAAGCTTCACTCGATCATACTTGTGGCGGAAGGCGTAGGAAGTGCTGTCAAAATAGGAGAAAACATCGAAGCGAGAACAGGCTTAGAGACAAGAGTTACCATTCTAGGGCATATTCAACGAGGAGGCAGCCCAACGGCTTTAGATCGACTTTGGGCCTCTCGCATGGGAGCGCAGGCCGTCGCTTTGCTCCTGCAAAAAAAAGGCGCTGTTATGCTCGCTGTAGAAAAAGGGGAGCTTGTCGAAAAAGACCTTGTTGAGGCGCTACAAAGTAAGAATGAACTGGATATGGGTCTTTATCAACTTTCTGGTGTACTATCTATTTAA
- a CDS encoding acetyl-CoA carboxylase carboxyltransferase subunit alpha — MAPLDFEKPLYELEAKIEELRAFTRDKNLDLVGEIVTLEKKAQELKKNIYQNLTPWQQAQLARHPLRPNSVEYTRLLVENFFELKGDRLYGDDPAIFGGIGLFHNRPVTVIGHVKGRDTKENLYRNFGMPHPEGYRKALRLMRQAAKFNRPIICFIDTPGAYCGIGAEERGQAEAIARNLFEMATFPVPIISVVIGEGGSGGALALGVGDRLLMMEHAIYSVASPESAASILFKDSTQAPRAASAMGITAERLYELKVIDRIVPEPSGGAHRDPAGAAQELEKALEEELSALLQSKEDLLSKRYEKYRRMGLNALDI, encoded by the coding sequence ATGGCACCACTGGACTTTGAAAAGCCTCTCTATGAATTAGAAGCCAAGATAGAGGAATTACGAGCTTTTACCCGTGATAAAAACCTCGATCTCGTCGGTGAGATTGTTACTTTAGAGAAAAAGGCGCAGGAACTGAAAAAGAATATCTATCAGAATCTTACGCCCTGGCAACAAGCCCAGTTGGCACGCCATCCTTTGCGCCCTAACAGTGTCGAATATACTCGCTTGCTCGTGGAGAACTTTTTTGAACTAAAAGGGGATCGCCTTTACGGAGATGATCCGGCTATTTTCGGCGGCATTGGTCTTTTTCACAATCGGCCCGTAACCGTTATTGGTCATGTAAAAGGCAGAGACACGAAAGAGAACTTATATCGCAACTTTGGCATGCCTCATCCAGAGGGATACAGAAAAGCACTTCGTTTGATGCGACAAGCCGCTAAGTTCAACAGGCCTATTATCTGTTTTATTGATACACCCGGTGCCTACTGTGGTATTGGCGCTGAAGAACGAGGACAAGCTGAAGCCATTGCACGCAACCTTTTTGAAATGGCCACTTTCCCAGTACCGATTATTTCTGTCGTCATTGGAGAAGGTGGTAGTGGAGGCGCATTGGCCCTTGGCGTAGGCGATCGGCTTTTGATGATGGAGCATGCTATTTACTCCGTTGCTTCACCGGAATCAGCGGCGTCCATTCTTTTTAAAGATTCCACACAGGCACCGAGAGCAGCCAGCGCGATGGGCATCACAGCGGAGCGCCTTTATGAACTAAAGGTGATTGATCGCATTGTTCCTGAGCCTTCAGGTGGTGCTCACCGTGATCCTGCTGGTGCAGCCCAGGAACTAGAAAAAGCCCTAGAAGAAGAGCTATCGGCATTGCTACAATCCAAAGAGGATCTACTCTCTAAAAGATACGAAAAATACCGCCGTATGGGCTTAAATGCATTAGATATCTAA
- the accD gene encoding acetyl-CoA carboxylase, carboxyltransferase subunit beta, translating into MFLVEKAPTPVRKGAVQMDGLWIKCNQCQEIFLTKELEKNYKVCPKCDFHFRMTAHERVQMLFDTDTFVEWDREITSKDPLEFPGYKEKVAKSQRDTSLSEAILTGIGKVDGHNVVVGIMDPRFIMASMGTVVGEKIVRAIEGARDHNCPLILFCASGGARMQEGVLSLMQMARTSAALSSLAEKGVPYFSVLTDPTTGGVTASFAMLGDVIIAEPGALIGFTGPRVIEQTIRQKLPEGFQRAEFLQKHGMVDLIMNRTEMRKELAILLALHRAGNEGGSSDGTTGL; encoded by the coding sequence ATATTTCTAGTAGAGAAAGCTCCTACTCCAGTAAGGAAGGGCGCGGTTCAAATGGATGGTCTATGGATCAAATGTAACCAATGTCAAGAAATTTTCTTGACAAAAGAGCTAGAAAAGAATTATAAAGTTTGTCCCAAATGTGACTTTCATTTTCGGATGACAGCTCATGAACGAGTCCAAATGCTTTTTGATACCGATACTTTTGTGGAATGGGATCGAGAGATTACGTCAAAAGATCCACTCGAGTTTCCAGGCTACAAAGAAAAAGTAGCAAAATCGCAGCGAGACACATCTTTATCGGAAGCCATTCTTACAGGGATAGGCAAGGTAGATGGCCATAATGTTGTTGTAGGTATTATGGATCCTCGCTTTATTATGGCTTCCATGGGCACCGTAGTCGGTGAAAAGATTGTTCGTGCCATCGAAGGCGCCCGTGACCATAACTGTCCTTTAATCCTTTTTTGCGCATCTGGTGGCGCCAGAATGCAAGAAGGCGTTCTTTCTTTGATGCAGATGGCTCGTACCAGTGCAGCACTAAGTAGTCTTGCTGAAAAAGGTGTACCTTACTTTTCAGTACTTACCGACCCGACAACGGGTGGTGTCACTGCAAGTTTTGCTATGCTAGGCGACGTCATCATTGCCGAACCAGGTGCCTTAATTGGCTTTACAGGACCTCGCGTCATTGAGCAAACCATTCGCCAGAAATTGCCGGAAGGTTTTCAACGTGCAGAATTTTTACAAAAGCATGGCATGGTCGATCTCATTATGAATCGAACAGAGATGCGCAAAGAACTGGCAATCCTGCTTGCTTTACATAGAGCAGGAAACGAAGGAGGGAGCAGCGATGGCACCACTGGACTTTGA
- a CDS encoding glutamate decarboxylase → MWTVVYIAPNRSTADTLKNVLTTEGLLVMLRPVGVPHLGDSGSVEILVPESEAEEAHEIISGALGS, encoded by the coding sequence GTGTGGACTGTAGTATATATTGCGCCCAATCGTAGTACTGCTGATACATTGAAAAACGTCCTAACGACAGAAGGACTGCTTGTCATGTTAAGGCCAGTAGGAGTCCCCCACTTGGGTGACTCTGGTTCAGTTGAGATTCTTGTGCCAGAATCAGAAGCAGAAGAAGCTCATGAAATTATTAGTGGGGCCCTCGGTAGTTAA
- the mtrB gene encoding trp RNA-binding attenuation protein MtrB encodes MQEKEQIIAGDYLVVKALENGVTIIGLTRGKDTRFHHSEKLDKGEVMVVQFTEHTSAMKIRGKATVYTKHGEVEAGS; translated from the coding sequence TTGCAAGAAAAGGAACAAATTATTGCAGGCGACTACCTCGTTGTTAAAGCATTAGAAAATGGTGTAACTATCATTGGCTTGACGAGAGGCAAAGATACTCGTTTTCATCATTCTGAAAAACTAGACAAAGGCGAAGTCATGGTTGTTCAATTCACTGAACATACGTCAGCCATGAAGATTCGAGGCAAAGCTACGGTTTACACCAAGCATGGAGAAGTTGAAGCAGGTAGTTAA
- a CDS encoding DNA polymerase III subunit alpha produces the protein MPQPFVHLHTHTEYSLLDGAARINKLVDRAVDLAMPALAITDHGVMYGVIDFYKKAKAKGIKPIIGCEVYVAARNRKDREVQKDGEQHHLVLLAKDQQGYRNLTTLVSKAHLEGFYYKPRVDHELLAQYSQGLIALSACLAGEVPSLLLRDQEKQAQERVALYSQIFGKDNYYIEIQDHGLPEQKKVNRQLIQLAKSFELGLVATNDVHYVERKDAYLQDVLMCVQMGKTLQDSERMRFHGEEFYLKSAQEMAYLFGDYPEALRNSIVIAEACNVDFTFGVNHLPPFPIPQDPQFTQWKRQNEAVPWPELPWEETEKYLFFLCRKGMIWRDLEGKKGYEERLAFELQTICRMGFAGYFLIVQDFCNFSRQNNILVGPGRGSAAGSLVSYVLAITDIDPLAYNLLFERFLNPERVSMPDIDIDFDFERRGEVIEYVVQKYGTERVAQIITFGTMAARAAIRDVGRVLNLPLSEVDKVAKAIPAELGMTIEKALQISPELQKLKQNEAVEKLIETAKALEGMPRHASTHAAGVVIAPTPLVDYLPVQRGSEEGATTQFAKDQVEEIGLLKVDILGLKTLTLLGDVVKKIAKSRGHHIELKKLPLDDEKTYHLLGRADSLGVFQLESAGLRAILKELKPTHFEDIVALVALYRPGPLQSGMVEDFIARKHLRKAVEYLHPALEPILQDTYGVILYQEQVMRIASDLAGFTLGEADMLRRAMGKKKPEVIAGLRRQFIEGAERNSISSETAGQIFDLMEYFAGYGFNKSHSAAYALIAYQTAYLKANYPVEFMAALLTSAADSAEKVAQYIDACRQKDIKVLPPDVNASEVDFTVVREENQKDQIRFGLAAVKNVGKNAIEAILLAREKEGPFRSLLDFCIRVDCRQANRRVLESLIKAGAMSSLGQRRPLLMALDKSLEVAEIRQRDLASGQMNLFDFGAEKSMEEDQKTSDYFPLPAVSEFPHADLLTMEKELLGFYFSGHPLEEVRPYIERRTSLAIAQIQREMDQKRVILGGSIHGLRRTTTKRGEVMAYFTLEDWASAIEVLVFPRTYNRYSSQLIEEGIIILEGKIHYEEENRKVFSERITLLQKDSLQPEEPSIVARKALGSPETQERTEKVVVLRLPFASYDKKVAEGLLEILQKYQGSTPVQLLFLKDCRAFQLAQPYWIQESIHLKRELEIYIGSDVMTVKRIQKRA, from the coding sequence TTGCCTCAGCCTTTCGTACACTTGCATACGCATACAGAATATAGTCTTTTAGATGGTGCGGCTCGAATCAATAAGCTTGTTGATCGAGCCGTTGACTTGGCGATGCCTGCTCTAGCTATTACGGACCACGGTGTTATGTATGGTGTCATCGATTTTTATAAAAAAGCGAAAGCGAAAGGGATCAAACCGATTATCGGTTGCGAAGTTTACGTTGCCGCAAGAAATCGAAAAGATCGGGAAGTACAAAAAGATGGAGAACAGCACCATCTTGTTTTGTTGGCCAAAGATCAACAAGGCTATCGGAACTTAACAACCCTTGTATCAAAAGCACACCTAGAAGGTTTTTACTATAAACCAAGAGTGGATCATGAACTGCTCGCCCAGTATAGCCAGGGCCTCATTGCTTTAAGTGCTTGTCTCGCTGGTGAAGTACCGTCCCTGTTGCTACGAGATCAAGAAAAGCAGGCACAAGAACGGGTCGCCTTATACAGTCAGATTTTTGGAAAAGACAACTATTATATAGAAATACAAGATCATGGCTTACCGGAACAAAAAAAGGTGAACCGTCAACTGATCCAGCTCGCAAAAAGTTTTGAGCTTGGACTGGTAGCAACGAATGATGTGCATTATGTAGAGCGCAAAGATGCTTATCTTCAAGATGTACTTATGTGTGTACAGATGGGCAAAACACTGCAAGACAGTGAACGGATGCGGTTTCACGGAGAAGAATTTTATCTTAAAAGTGCTCAAGAGATGGCCTATCTTTTTGGCGACTATCCTGAAGCCTTACGCAACAGCATTGTCATCGCCGAAGCTTGCAATGTAGACTTTACCTTTGGCGTCAACCATTTACCACCTTTTCCGATTCCCCAAGACCCACAGTTTACACAATGGAAAAGACAAAATGAAGCAGTACCTTGGCCTGAACTACCCTGGGAAGAAACAGAGAAATATCTTTTCTTCCTGTGCCGAAAAGGTATGATATGGCGTGACCTAGAAGGAAAAAAAGGCTATGAAGAACGACTGGCTTTTGAACTACAGACCATTTGTCGCATGGGTTTTGCAGGCTACTTCTTAATTGTTCAAGACTTTTGCAACTTTTCGCGTCAAAATAACATTCTCGTTGGACCAGGCCGTGGTTCTGCTGCAGGCAGCCTCGTCTCTTACGTTCTTGCTATTACAGACATAGATCCCCTGGCTTACAATTTACTCTTCGAACGGTTTCTTAACCCAGAACGAGTATCCATGCCTGATATTGACATTGATTTTGACTTCGAACGGCGTGGCGAAGTCATCGAATATGTCGTTCAAAAGTATGGTACGGAGCGAGTAGCACAAATCATTACCTTTGGAACGATGGCAGCTCGAGCAGCCATTCGTGATGTAGGTCGAGTTCTGAACCTACCTCTTTCTGAAGTCGACAAAGTGGCCAAAGCCATCCCTGCTGAATTGGGCATGACCATTGAAAAAGCTTTGCAGATTAGCCCAGAGCTACAAAAACTAAAGCAAAATGAAGCTGTGGAAAAGCTGATTGAGACAGCGAAGGCACTAGAAGGTATGCCGCGACATGCTTCTACCCATGCTGCAGGCGTCGTTATAGCACCGACGCCACTGGTCGATTACTTGCCTGTACAAAGAGGTTCAGAAGAAGGAGCGACTACGCAGTTTGCCAAAGATCAAGTCGAAGAGATTGGTTTATTAAAAGTAGATATTCTTGGTCTCAAAACATTAACTTTACTTGGTGATGTTGTTAAGAAAATAGCCAAAAGCAGAGGCCATCATATCGAACTCAAAAAACTGCCTCTTGATGACGAGAAGACCTATCATTTACTAGGGCGAGCCGACAGTCTAGGTGTCTTTCAGCTAGAAAGCGCAGGATTAAGAGCCATCCTCAAAGAACTCAAGCCGACACACTTTGAGGATATTGTGGCCCTTGTTGCCTTGTATCGACCTGGTCCTCTGCAATCAGGCATGGTTGAAGACTTCATTGCTCGCAAACATCTTCGTAAAGCCGTAGAATATCTTCACCCAGCCTTAGAACCGATTTTACAAGATACCTATGGTGTAATCCTCTACCAAGAACAAGTAATGCGCATTGCGAGTGACCTTGCCGGCTTCACACTGGGAGAAGCCGATATGCTTCGTCGTGCCATGGGCAAGAAAAAACCGGAAGTTATTGCAGGATTGCGTCGACAATTTATCGAAGGAGCAGAAAGAAATAGCATCTCCAGTGAGACAGCAGGACAAATCTTTGACCTCATGGAATATTTTGCAGGCTATGGTTTTAACAAAAGTCATTCTGCTGCCTATGCTTTGATTGCCTACCAGACAGCGTACTTAAAAGCCAATTACCCCGTTGAATTTATGGCTGCCTTGCTTACAAGTGCTGCTGATAGTGCTGAGAAAGTGGCGCAGTATATTGACGCCTGCCGACAAAAAGACATCAAAGTATTGCCGCCTGATGTAAACGCTTCAGAAGTAGATTTCACTGTAGTAAGGGAAGAGAATCAAAAAGATCAAATCCGCTTTGGTCTGGCTGCAGTAAAAAACGTAGGCAAAAATGCTATCGAAGCCATTTTACTCGCCCGAGAAAAAGAGGGTCCTTTTCGTAGCCTCCTTGACTTTTGCATTCGTGTTGATTGTAGACAAGCAAATCGAAGAGTTCTCGAAAGTTTAATCAAAGCAGGCGCCATGTCTTCACTCGGTCAAAGAAGGCCTTTGCTGATGGCACTCGATAAATCTTTAGAAGTGGCTGAGATTCGTCAGCGAGACCTGGCTTCAGGACAGATGAACCTTTTTGACTTTGGCGCTGAAAAAAGTATGGAAGAAGACCAAAAAACCAGTGACTACTTTCCTTTGCCTGCTGTCTCAGAGTTTCCCCATGCCGATCTTTTAACAATGGAAAAAGAATTGCTCGGCTTTTACTTTAGTGGACATCCCTTAGAAGAAGTGCGTCCATACATAGAAAGAAGAACCTCTCTAGCGATTGCCCAGATTCAGCGTGAAATGGATCAGAAGAGAGTTATTCTAGGAGGCTCCATTCATGGACTGCGCAGGACAACGACCAAACGTGGTGAGGTGATGGCGTACTTTACTTTAGAAGACTGGGCTAGTGCAATCGAAGTATTGGTCTTTCCACGCACCTATAACCGCTATAGCAGTCAATTAATTGAAGAAGGAATTATAATTTTAGAAGGAAAGATTCATTACGAAGAAGAAAATAGAAAAGTCTTTTCTGAACGTATTACGCTTCTACAGAAAGATAGTCTTCAACCAGAAGAACCATCGATAGTAGCAAGAAAAGCCCTAGGAAGTCCTGAAACCCAAGAAAGAACAGAGAAGGTGGTGGTTTTGCGTTTGCCTTTTGCTTCCTATGATAAGAAAGTCGCAGAGGGCCTATTGGAAATTCTTCAAAAATACCAAGGATCTACGCCCGTTCAACTTCTTTTCCTGAAAGACTGTAGAGCTTTTCAACTAGCGCAACCTTACTGGATCCAGGAAAGTATACACTTAAAAAGAGAGCTTGAAATATATATTGGTTCCGACGTCATGACGGTTAAAAGGATCCAAAAAAGGGCATAG
- a CDS encoding S8 family peptidase, whose translation MQNFRIPLFKTLSVNIESPTSIPPNIKLIGAPEIWPRTKGHRMVIALLDSGIERDHPDLRKRIIGGKNFTDGKPENFEDDNGHGTHVAGIVAAATAGKGLVGVAPDVRLLIGKVLDKKGEGSVKSVIKGLEWISNWEGPEGEKVRIVNISLGTSKYNKEFHEAIRKAVDKNILVVCAAGNEGDGNPNTIERSYPAAFPEAVCVGAVDMNEKVAPFSNSNDAIDLVAPGVDILSCWLGRRYASLRGTSMASPHVAGAAALLTSLEERRLGRRLTESEIFAHLLRNTRSLNAPPRQVGAGLLDLKVGLQSEGKKESQEFLLPEAVQVMVKGHKRRIGWQEQRGYSVELGYFIDKREALKAAQQFDSFLQGRKNIKQEPGWNMKKKI comes from the coding sequence ATGCAGAATTTTAGAATCCCCCTGTTTAAAACCCTTTCAGTAAATATAGAAAGTCCAACGAGCATACCACCTAACATCAAACTCATCGGTGCACCGGAAATCTGGCCGAGGACCAAAGGACATCGCATGGTCATCGCCTTATTAGACTCAGGCATTGAACGAGACCATCCTGACTTGCGAAAGCGAATCATTGGTGGTAAGAATTTTACAGATGGAAAACCAGAGAATTTTGAAGATGACAATGGCCATGGTACCCATGTAGCCGGAATTGTAGCTGCTGCCACGGCAGGCAAAGGCCTCGTTGGCGTAGCACCCGATGTAAGACTTCTTATCGGCAAAGTGCTAGATAAAAAAGGAGAAGGCAGCGTAAAAAGTGTGATCAAAGGGCTGGAGTGGATTTCTAACTGGGAAGGACCGGAAGGGGAAAAAGTTCGAATCGTCAATATTAGCCTCGGCACTTCCAAATACAATAAAGAATTTCACGAAGCCATTCGTAAAGCCGTAGATAAAAATATCTTAGTTGTCTGTGCTGCTGGAAATGAAGGAGATGGCAATCCTAATACAATTGAACGGTCCTATCCGGCCGCTTTTCCAGAAGCCGTCTGTGTTGGTGCTGTTGATATGAATGAAAAAGTAGCTCCTTTTTCCAATTCCAACGATGCCATTGATCTAGTGGCACCCGGTGTTGATATCTTAAGCTGCTGGTTGGGACGACGGTATGCTTCTTTGCGAGGAACTTCTATGGCTTCACCACACGTTGCCGGTGCCGCAGCTTTGCTAACTTCTTTAGAAGAACGAAGACTGGGCCGAAGGCTAACAGAGTCAGAAATATTTGCCCATCTTTTACGCAACACCCGTAGCCTTAATGCACCACCGCGACAAGTTGGTGCTGGTCTTCTCGACTTAAAAGTAGGGTTGCAATCAGAGGGAAAGAAAGAGTCTCAAGAATTTCTATTACCAGAAGCTGTTCAGGTAATGGTAAAAGGCCATAAAAGAAGAATTGGCTGGCAAGAACAGAGAGGATATAGTGTAGAACTGGGATACTTTATCGACAAAAGAGAAGCTCTGAAAGCGGCTCAACAATTCGACAGCTTTCTACAAGGAAGAAAAAATATAAAGCAGGAACCAGGCTGGAACATGAAGAAAAAGATATAG